In Pseudobacter ginsenosidimutans, the following are encoded in one genomic region:
- a CDS encoding LacI family DNA-binding transcriptional regulator: MKEKKDVTIYDIAQKLDLSSATVSRALKDHPAINKNTRKKIQQTAREMGYRANTFASNLRKQKTNTIGVMVHELNSNFITSVLAGIEQVTTEAGYDLLIAHSSESFAKEAANAMNFFHKRVDGLIASLSFDTEGLDHFKPFEEKNIPVVFFDRVEENSESTKVIIDNYKCGYQATEHLISQGCKNIVMVTANLKRNVYAQRHKGYADALKDNGITYKKEHVLIKDLSEQCGVEAALQILKMKPRPDGVFITNDFSAAVCMQTLKENGVRIPQDIAIVGFNNDAISKIVEPRLTTIHYPGIDMGEIAARNLINHLEGLSDIRHTQTIVVRSELIIRQSSLRKS; the protein is encoded by the coding sequence ATGAAAGAGAAAAAGGACGTCACAATCTATGATATAGCCCAGAAACTGGACCTTTCATCCGCCACTGTCAGCCGCGCGCTGAAGGACCATCCCGCTATCAACAAGAATACCCGGAAGAAGATCCAGCAGACAGCCCGTGAAATGGGTTATCGCGCCAATACTTTCGCCAGCAACCTGCGTAAGCAAAAGACCAACACCATCGGCGTAATGGTGCATGAGCTTAATTCAAACTTCATCACTTCCGTACTCGCAGGCATCGAACAGGTGACCACAGAAGCCGGATACGATCTGCTCATTGCCCACTCATCCGAAAGCTTCGCCAAAGAAGCAGCCAACGCCATGAACTTCTTCCACAAACGCGTGGACGGACTTATCGCTTCACTTTCCTTCGACACCGAAGGATTGGACCACTTCAAACCTTTTGAAGAAAAGAATATTCCGGTCGTCTTTTTCGACCGCGTGGAAGAGAACAGTGAAAGCACAAAAGTGATCATCGACAATTACAAATGCGGATACCAGGCCACTGAGCACCTTATCTCACAGGGTTGTAAAAATATCGTGATGGTAACCGCTAATCTCAAAAGGAACGTGTATGCACAGCGGCATAAAGGATATGCAGATGCCCTTAAGGATAATGGCATCACTTATAAAAAAGAACATGTGCTGATCAAGGACCTCAGTGAACAGTGTGGTGTGGAAGCAGCTTTACAGATACTCAAGATGAAACCCAGGCCGGACGGAGTTTTCATCACCAATGATTTTTCCGCCGCCGTCTGCATGCAAACGCTGAAAGAAAATGGCGTACGCATCCCGCAGGACATTGCCATCGTAGGATTCAACAATGACGCAATCAGCAAGATCGTTGAGCCCAGGCTCACCACCATCCATTATCCCGGCATCGATATGGGAGAGATCGCTGCACGCAATCTCATCAATCACCTGGAAGGATTATCGGATATCAGGCATACACAAACGATTGTGGTGAGATCGGAACTGATCATACGCCAATCATCCCTGCGGAAATCATGA
- a CDS encoding NUDIX hydrolase, producing MAVAIDSVVFGFDGEEIRLLLIHRGFKPEKNKWSLMGGFVQEKESLDDAATRILKQLTGLEGVYMEQVQVFGEPDRDPLERTISVVYFSLIDIEKYKKQLSEDYRPEWFSLDQLPGLIFDHGKMIQTALERLRYKAALHPILFELLREKFTIRELFNLYQGVYGKELDKRNFVRKLNDTGLLIRQKEKETGTSKKGSFYYKLNKRKYRANVKAFISLMPSRDLLR from the coding sequence ATGGCAGTTGCCATTGATTCTGTCGTTTTTGGTTTTGACGGAGAAGAGATCCGTCTGTTGCTCATTCATCGCGGCTTCAAACCAGAGAAAAATAAATGGAGCCTGATGGGTGGTTTTGTACAGGAAAAGGAAAGCCTTGATGATGCCGCCACCAGGATACTGAAACAGCTCACCGGCCTCGAAGGCGTATACATGGAACAGGTGCAGGTGTTCGGTGAGCCTGATCGTGATCCGCTGGAAAGAACCATTTCCGTTGTCTACTTCTCTTTGATCGATATCGAAAAATATAAAAAGCAATTGAGTGAGGATTACCGGCCGGAATGGTTTTCGCTCGACCAGCTGCCCGGGCTGATCTTCGATCATGGAAAAATGATACAGACGGCTCTCGAGCGTTTGCGGTACAAAGCGGCCTTGCACCCCATCCTTTTTGAACTGCTGCGCGAAAAGTTTACCATCCGGGAGTTGTTCAATTTATACCAGGGGGTATATGGCAAGGAGCTGGACAAAAGGAATTTTGTAAGGAAGCTGAATGATACTGGACTGCTGATCAGACAAAAAGAAAAAGAAACGGGAACATCCAAAAAAGGATCGTTCTATTACAAATTGAATAAACGCAAGTACAGGGCCAATGTAAAAGCATTTATCAGCCTGATGCCATCGAGGGACCTGTTAAGATAA
- the galB gene encoding beta-galactosidase GalB, whose protein sequence is MMKLSVLRLNYSRMVLILSCFFLLEGLKAQQKNRERININEGWQFMRYEGEADSLIYDERPQIFDRNDNKVADTRATEERTVTSSGRALKKWILPSANDFISDPSRHHQRPPGNPGSNFPFVQAGFDDAKWKKINLPHDWAIAGPFYSEENAIVGGGMGRLPVQGVAWYRKKISIPSSDKGRRIFLDIDGAMSYAMVWLNGNLVGGWPYGYNSFRLDLTPYIKYGAANQLAIRIDNPTNSARWYPGAGLYRNVWLVKTNPVHVAQWGTFIATKQISSAAATIDIAVQIENRTGAHEKIEVNTDIFSSVKNGKKIASTGISVLTINANTKSKAEASLTVKDPKLWGPPPAQKPNLYLAVTSLYKNGKLIDRYETPFGIRDVQFDPEKGVIVNGMPMRIQGVNQHHDLGALGAAFNLRAAERQLGILQELGCNAIRLAHNPPAPELLDLTDRMGFLVIDEVHDCWEKGKTPLDFHLIFPDWYEADTRSFVRRDRNHPSIISWSFGNEVGEQYTDQAGAAWAKKLQDIVKEEDPARPTTASMNFAKPDMPFSGNMDIISLNYQGEGIRDAPAYAHLKGIKTSPLYPAFHEKFPGKLILSSETASALSSRGTYLFPVVEGNSAPVSEGVGGNGKLQQVSAYELYTAAFGASPDKVFASQDQHPYVAGEFVWSGWDYLGEPTPYYSARSSYSGIIDLAGFPKDRYYLYQSRWKPEHPMVHILPHWNWPERRGQITPVHVFTSGDEAELFLNGRSLGKKKKGKYEYRLRWDDIVYQPGELKVIAYKNGAKWAEETIRTTGKPVALQLKADRSKIAADGNDLSFITVSVNDENGLAVPDALNEINLEIEGPGEIIAMDNGDPADLSPFISSPKKLYAGLLLVIVKAKTGKTGTLVLKAASPELKPANLVIQSE, encoded by the coding sequence ATGATGAAATTATCTGTGCTCAGGTTGAATTATTCCCGGATGGTATTGATTCTTTCGTGTTTTTTCCTGTTAGAGGGATTAAAGGCACAGCAGAAGAACCGCGAAAGGATCAATATCAATGAAGGCTGGCAGTTCATGCGTTATGAAGGCGAAGCCGATTCATTGATCTATGATGAAAGGCCTCAAATATTTGATCGTAACGATAACAAGGTAGCCGATACCAGAGCAACAGAAGAGAGAACTGTGACCTCATCCGGCAGGGCATTGAAAAAATGGATACTGCCTTCAGCCAATGATTTTATCAGCGACCCTTCCAGGCACCACCAGCGGCCACCCGGAAATCCGGGAAGCAATTTCCCCTTTGTACAAGCGGGTTTTGATGATGCAAAATGGAAAAAGATAAACCTGCCGCACGACTGGGCCATTGCAGGCCCTTTTTATTCAGAAGAAAATGCGATCGTCGGTGGTGGTATGGGAAGATTGCCTGTTCAGGGAGTAGCATGGTACAGGAAAAAGATCAGTATACCTTCTTCCGATAAAGGAAGAAGGATCTTCCTGGATATAGACGGCGCCATGTCTTATGCAATGGTCTGGTTGAATGGTAATCTTGTTGGTGGCTGGCCCTACGGATACAATTCGTTTCGCCTCGATCTTACTCCCTATATCAAATATGGAGCAGCCAACCAACTGGCCATAAGAATAGACAATCCCACAAATTCTGCACGCTGGTATCCCGGTGCAGGATTGTACAGGAATGTCTGGCTGGTAAAAACGAATCCGGTGCATGTTGCACAATGGGGAACCTTTATTGCAACGAAGCAGATCAGCAGCGCTGCTGCCACAATTGATATTGCTGTACAAATAGAAAACAGAACAGGCGCACATGAGAAGATCGAAGTCAATACAGATATATTCTCATCGGTAAAAAATGGGAAAAAGATCGCATCAACCGGAATTTCAGTCCTGACAATAAACGCGAATACAAAGAGCAAAGCGGAGGCCAGCCTTACTGTGAAGGATCCAAAACTGTGGGGGCCTCCGCCCGCTCAAAAACCCAACCTTTACCTGGCCGTTACCAGTCTCTACAAAAATGGAAAACTGATAGACCGGTATGAAACTCCTTTTGGGATCCGTGATGTGCAATTCGATCCGGAAAAAGGAGTAATAGTAAATGGCATGCCTATGCGCATTCAGGGTGTGAACCAGCACCATGATCTCGGCGCACTGGGTGCTGCATTCAATCTGCGTGCGGCAGAAAGACAACTCGGGATACTTCAGGAGCTGGGTTGCAATGCCATCCGCCTCGCGCATAATCCACCAGCACCCGAACTGCTTGACCTGACAGACAGAATGGGTTTTCTCGTGATCGATGAAGTACACGATTGCTGGGAAAAAGGAAAAACGCCACTCGACTTTCACCTGATCTTCCCGGACTGGTATGAAGCAGATACACGTTCATTTGTGCGGAGAGACAGAAATCATCCTTCAATTATTTCCTGGAGCTTCGGCAATGAAGTGGGTGAGCAATATACAGACCAGGCAGGTGCGGCCTGGGCTAAAAAATTGCAGGACATCGTAAAAGAAGAAGACCCTGCACGACCCACCACGGCTTCCATGAATTTTGCAAAACCAGACATGCCTTTCTCTGGGAATATGGACATCATCAGTCTCAATTACCAGGGCGAAGGAATCAGGGATGCTCCCGCTTATGCACACCTGAAAGGGATCAAAACATCTCCGCTGTATCCTGCTTTCCATGAGAAATTCCCTGGTAAATTGATACTGAGCAGTGAAACTGCTTCAGCGCTCAGTTCGCGCGGCACTTACCTGTTCCCGGTAGTGGAAGGTAACAGCGCACCCGTGAGCGAAGGAGTGGGAGGTAATGGAAAACTGCAACAGGTAAGCGCCTATGAATTGTACACCGCTGCGTTTGGCGCCTCACCGGATAAGGTGTTTGCCTCACAGGACCAGCATCCTTATGTAGCCGGTGAATTCGTATGGTCAGGGTGGGATTACCTGGGAGAGCCCACTCCCTATTATTCTGCACGCAGTTCTTATTCAGGGATCATCGATCTGGCGGGATTTCCGAAAGACAGATATTACCTGTACCAGTCGAGATGGAAACCTGAACACCCGATGGTGCATATCCTCCCGCATTGGAACTGGCCGGAACGTAGGGGACAGATCACCCCCGTACATGTATTTACTTCCGGTGATGAAGCGGAACTATTCCTGAATGGACGATCATTGGGAAAAAAGAAAAAAGGAAAATACGAATACAGGCTGCGTTGGGATGATATCGTATACCAGCCCGGCGAGCTGAAAGTGATTGCCTATAAAAACGGAGCGAAATGGGCGGAAGAAACGATCCGCACTACCGGCAAACCGGTGGCGCTGCAATTGAAAGCCGACAGAAGCAAAATAGCAGCCGATGGAAATGATCTTTCTTTTATTACAGTTTCTGTCAATGATGAAAATGGACTTGCCGTTCCGGATGCATTGAACGAAATCAACCTGGAGATCGAAGGTCCCGGAGAGATCATTGCCATGGATAATGGTGATCCCGCCGATCTTAGTCCTTTCATTTCCAGCCCCAAAAAACTGTATGCCGGCCTGCTATTGGTGATCGTTAAAGCGAAAACAGGAAAAACCGGTACGCTGGTCCTCAAAGCTGCTTCGCCGGAATTAAAGCCGGCAAATCTGGTGATACAATCCGAATAA
- a CDS encoding RagB/SusD family nutrient uptake outer membrane protein, with the protein MKTIKILLLLGLLATSTVSCKKTFLDETAVDFLSTSNAFKTEADFKASISNMYGRIRAHYYTVNDYMPFWYMYRTDAYLDVQSSAPNLPGQIAPTAGEVTFAWGAHYKFISEANTIIGRLPASTLTDEQKLLFEARARFFRAFGYRALAYLYANVPLVLEEIQSPKTDFTQSTREQVYEQIILDLEFAAANLPTIDKVNDGEISNLVAYHLLAEVCNSAKQYEKAKNAATAVISDPNMALMTARFGSRKDGIPANGIYPAIAGDVYWDLFQPRNQNRKTGGNKEALWVIQFETDIPGGGNSTTKSIFEGEAFYALERVHTPLMRDIKVNGVSVFQWPVSDFTGGRGVGFMAPDPWFADTVWKNSGADMRNANHNFVREFIGTNPASPLYGQVFSTKNLPPGATGFNNAVLKPGVAERALYPYQSKATTPFAHPASLLNNPASSDVVGKLVLKGGAGGTYLDQYMFRLAETYLLRAEAQLGLNRPDLAANDINVVRSRSNAGSVDAADVNIDYILDERLRELGVEEKRMLTLMRLGKWADRMRKCNPFYAAQVQDHYNLWPIPAGEIERNNMNKLNQNPGYPQ; encoded by the coding sequence ATGAAAACGATCAAAATATTACTGTTGCTCGGCTTATTGGCCACCAGTACAGTGTCTTGTAAAAAAACATTCCTGGACGAAACGGCAGTAGACTTTCTGAGCACTTCCAATGCATTCAAAACGGAAGCCGATTTCAAGGCATCCATATCGAACATGTATGGAAGAATAAGGGCGCATTATTATACAGTGAACGACTACATGCCTTTCTGGTACATGTATCGTACGGATGCATACCTGGATGTTCAATCCAGTGCACCTAATCTGCCAGGTCAGATCGCTCCTACAGCGGGTGAAGTTACTTTTGCCTGGGGAGCGCATTATAAGTTCATCTCAGAAGCAAACACCATTATTGGTCGATTGCCGGCATCTACTCTTACTGATGAGCAGAAACTATTGTTTGAAGCAAGGGCCAGGTTCTTCAGGGCTTTCGGGTACCGGGCCCTGGCTTATCTCTATGCAAATGTTCCGCTGGTGTTGGAAGAGATCCAAAGCCCCAAAACTGATTTCACTCAGTCAACCAGGGAGCAGGTGTATGAACAGATCATTCTTGATCTCGAATTTGCTGCTGCCAACCTGCCCACAATCGATAAAGTGAACGATGGTGAAATTTCAAACCTGGTAGCTTATCATTTACTGGCGGAAGTCTGCAACTCGGCCAAACAGTATGAGAAAGCAAAAAATGCAGCAACCGCTGTTATCTCTGATCCGAATATGGCATTGATGACAGCAAGGTTCGGATCCAGGAAAGATGGTATACCCGCTAACGGGATCTATCCGGCTATTGCAGGTGATGTATACTGGGATCTTTTCCAGCCACGCAATCAAAACAGGAAGACAGGTGGTAACAAGGAGGCATTATGGGTGATCCAATTCGAAACAGATATTCCGGGTGGTGGCAATAGCACTACCAAAAGCATTTTTGAAGGCGAGGCTTTCTATGCACTCGAACGCGTTCACACTCCTTTGATGAGAGATATTAAAGTAAATGGCGTTTCTGTATTCCAGTGGCCAGTCAGTGATTTTACCGGAGGCCGTGGTGTTGGATTCATGGCACCGGATCCATGGTTTGCCGATACAGTTTGGAAAAATTCAGGAGCAGATATGAGAAATGCCAACCACAATTTTGTAAGAGAATTTATCGGTACAAACCCCGCAAGTCCTTTATATGGACAGGTCTTCTCTACAAAGAATCTGCCTCCCGGGGCCACCGGCTTCAATAATGCTGTACTGAAGCCAGGAGTAGCCGAAAGAGCATTGTATCCTTACCAGTCAAAAGCTACCACACCATTTGCGCACCCTGCGAGTTTGCTGAATAACCCGGCCAGCTCTGACGTTGTTGGCAAATTAGTGCTCAAGGGAGGTGCTGGTGGAACTTACCTGGACCAATACATGTTCCGTTTGGCAGAAACTTACCTGCTGAGAGCCGAAGCACAATTAGGATTGAACCGGCCTGATCTTGCCGCTAACGATATCAATGTGGTGAGGTCCAGGTCCAATGCCGGCTCTGTTGATGCGGCAGATGTGAATATCGATTACATCCTCGATGAAAGACTGCGAGAACTAGGTGTGGAAGAAAAACGAATGCTCACCCTGATGCGTTTGGGAAAATGGGCCGACAGGATGCGTAAATGCAATCCATTCTATGCTGCACAGGTGCAGGACCATTACAACCTGTGGCCTATTCCGGCAGGAGAGATCGAAAGGAATAATATGAATAAGCTGAACCAGAATCCCGGTTACCCGCAATAG
- a CDS encoding SusC/RagA family TonB-linked outer membrane protein translates to MRNETTAKRGNATNPTCLSPGRLLFVSLLTVCLLWVLPASAQDKKIQGRVTTKTGAPVSGASVQVKGTNTGTSTNDNGDFTITASRGAVLVISNVGYVNNEIIVGNENTIKVELLTVAQDMSEVVVVGYGTQRKKDVTGAVASVNLEALKEAPNTNIGQMLQGTVPGLNVGLSTYAGGTPPISIRGINTIGGNTSVLIILDGIQFTGSLSSINPDDIASIDVLKDASSTAVYGAQAANGVILITSRRGRNNQRPRVAFSSAYTSQKPNVDLRPRTRDEYLNDIREAYYNQSYTGPEYTKPNESFDVTNFVDATMRNSEGLLPNNFNWWDEGTKTGLIYEGNLSISGGTDKFNYLLSGGYVDQKGFIMNDIFKRRSVRANLEIKALDWWKIGLVSNGSFVNQDGAEPGISGLIFMSPLQKPFDDKGELIPFPTNTVMPNPFNTFYVDNFDRSTYLFANVYTEMNFPFLKGLTYRLNFGNNYTGLRQYGSSIYGANRTGEAYKRNTHYYDYTLDNILTYTKSFGDHSITATAVYGAIERRYDSTGARATGFDRLNLSYNNLTLGAIQFAGSSGWKEALNYQMGRINYSFDNKYLLTATVRRDGYSGFAANHKYALFPTLALGWVISSESFMKNLTFLNTLKLRAGYGESGNMTSRYSSIAKVITGAAYVYGDGGTTAFGQQVTALGNPNLKWERTKGVNLGMDFSLFNNRLSGNLEYYINNTHDLLYPVALPEITGFPSILTNLGQLRNKGFEASVSYRVIDQRDFNWTTSFNFWKNTNKIVSLTGIDANKDGVEDDLISSNLYIGRPLNTVYDYKTTGIYQIGSTPLPGFFVGSMSLLDRDGDNQITPENDRMFQGDRNPRYRFSWMNTVSYKGFSLMVFINAIQGGKDGYLGNNNRSYFRDDNAIRNNDLVQVSYWSPANPGGKYPRIISGTQPKITAGVNVNNPATNQYGMWENRSFIRLQDISLSYNLGRLIKKIPFQALNVYVSGKNLITWTDWNGWDPETELAVTDNNNVTRTVVQGLTVDGRPVMRAFTIGVNITY, encoded by the coding sequence ATGCGTAACGAAACAACTGCGAAACGAGGAAATGCGACCAATCCAACCTGCTTATCCCCGGGCAGGTTACTGTTCGTATCTCTGCTGACTGTTTGCCTGCTCTGGGTATTGCCCGCGTCTGCCCAGGACAAAAAGATTCAAGGCCGGGTTACTACCAAAACGGGTGCGCCTGTATCAGGAGCATCGGTACAGGTAAAAGGCACCAATACAGGAACCTCCACCAATGACAACGGTGACTTCACCATTACTGCATCCCGGGGAGCCGTGCTAGTTATTTCAAATGTGGGATATGTCAATAATGAGATCATTGTCGGGAATGAAAATACTATAAAAGTGGAATTGCTCACAGTGGCGCAGGATATGAGTGAGGTTGTGGTTGTAGGTTATGGTACCCAAAGGAAGAAAGATGTAACCGGCGCTGTTGCCAGTGTAAACCTGGAAGCGCTGAAAGAAGCGCCCAACACCAATATCGGTCAAATGCTGCAGGGTACCGTTCCCGGTTTGAATGTAGGGCTTTCCACCTATGCCGGTGGAACGCCTCCCATCTCCATCCGTGGTATCAACACCATCGGTGGTAACACGAGTGTACTGATCATCCTGGATGGAATCCAGTTCACGGGATCATTGTCTTCCATCAATCCCGATGATATTGCCAGCATCGACGTATTGAAGGACGCCAGCTCCACGGCAGTCTACGGAGCGCAGGCAGCCAACGGGGTTATCCTCATCACTTCCCGCAGAGGCCGCAACAACCAGCGGCCACGTGTAGCTTTCTCCAGCGCTTACACTTCACAGAAACCTAATGTTGATCTGAGGCCGAGAACCCGGGATGAATACCTGAATGATATCAGGGAAGCTTACTATAACCAGTCATATACCGGCCCCGAATACACGAAACCTAATGAAAGCTTTGATGTAACCAATTTCGTGGATGCCACTATGCGCAACAGTGAAGGACTCCTGCCCAATAATTTCAACTGGTGGGATGAAGGCACAAAAACAGGCCTTATCTATGAAGGCAATCTCAGCATTTCGGGGGGGACAGATAAGTTCAACTATCTGCTTTCCGGAGGCTATGTTGATCAGAAAGGTTTTATCATGAACGATATCTTCAAAAGAAGATCTGTAAGGGCCAACCTGGAAATAAAGGCGCTGGACTGGTGGAAGATAGGACTGGTATCGAATGGTTCCTTCGTCAACCAGGATGGGGCGGAGCCCGGCATTAGTGGCCTTATCTTCATGTCGCCGCTCCAAAAGCCTTTCGATGACAAAGGGGAGCTCATTCCTTTTCCCACCAATACGGTAATGCCCAATCCATTCAATACTTTCTATGTAGATAATTTCGACAGAAGCACTTATCTGTTCGCCAATGTATATACTGAAATGAACTTCCCTTTCCTGAAAGGATTGACCTATCGTTTGAACTTTGGCAACAATTATACAGGACTTCGTCAGTATGGCTCCAGCATTTATGGCGCCAACCGCACAGGTGAAGCATATAAGCGCAACACCCATTACTACGACTATACACTGGATAATATCCTTACTTACACAAAGAGTTTCGGCGATCACAGCATCACTGCAACAGCGGTGTATGGTGCTATCGAGCGGAGGTATGATTCCACCGGGGCAAGGGCCACAGGGTTCGATCGCCTGAACCTGAGCTATAACAACCTGACGCTTGGCGCCATTCAGTTTGCCGGTTCCAGTGGATGGAAAGAAGCATTGAATTATCAAATGGGCAGGATCAATTACAGTTTCGATAATAAATATCTGCTCACAGCTACTGTTCGCAGGGACGGTTATTCCGGCTTCGCTGCCAATCATAAGTATGCATTGTTCCCCACATTGGCATTGGGCTGGGTGATTTCCAGTGAATCGTTCATGAAGAATCTAACGTTCCTGAACACACTAAAACTGCGTGCTGGTTATGGTGAAAGCGGCAACATGACCTCCAGGTACAGTTCAATAGCGAAAGTGATCACCGGAGCCGCATATGTATATGGCGATGGCGGCACAACAGCATTCGGACAACAAGTGACGGCTTTGGGCAACCCAAATCTGAAATGGGAGAGAACAAAGGGAGTGAACCTTGGAATGGACTTCAGTTTATTCAACAACAGGTTGTCTGGTAACCTGGAGTATTATATCAATAATACACATGACCTTCTCTATCCGGTAGCGCTACCCGAAATTACAGGATTCCCCAGCATTCTTACCAATCTCGGACAGCTGCGCAACAAGGGATTTGAGGCGTCTGTTTCCTATCGTGTGATCGATCAGCGTGATTTCAACTGGACCACCTCCTTCAATTTCTGGAAGAATACCAATAAGATCGTTTCACTCACTGGTATTGATGCCAACAAGGATGGAGTGGAAGACGATCTCATCTCCAGTAACCTTTATATCGGCAGACCATTGAATACAGTGTACGATTATAAAACGACCGGCATCTATCAAATTGGGTCCACACCGCTTCCCGGTTTCTTTGTTGGATCCATGAGTCTGCTTGACCGTGATGGAGACAACCAGATCACTCCTGAAAATGATCGTATGTTCCAGGGCGACAGAAACCCCCGTTACCGTTTCAGCTGGATGAATACAGTTAGCTACAAAGGATTCTCACTGATGGTGTTCATCAACGCTATCCAGGGGGGTAAGGACGGCTATCTCGGTAATAATAATCGCAGCTACTTCCGTGACGACAATGCCATCCGCAATAACGATCTGGTGCAGGTCAGTTATTGGTCACCTGCAAATCCGGGTGGAAAATATCCCCGCATCATTTCAGGAACTCAACCTAAAATAACGGCAGGGGTAAACGTAAATAATCCTGCCACCAATCAATATGGAATGTGGGAAAACAGAAGTTTTATCAGGCTGCAGGATATTTCATTGTCGTACAATCTGGGCAGACTGATCAAAAAGATCCCCTTCCAGGCGCTCAATGTATATGTAAGTGGCAAAAACCTGATCACCTGGACAGACTGGAATGGCTGGGACCCGGAAACCGAATTGGCAGTGACCGACAATAATAATGTCACGCGCACAGTGGTGCAGGGATTGACAGTGGATGGCAGGCCTGTAATGAGGGCTTTCACCATCGGCGTGAACATCACTTATTAA